In Lycium ferocissimum isolate CSIRO_LF1 chromosome 11, AGI_CSIRO_Lferr_CH_V1, whole genome shotgun sequence, a single genomic region encodes these proteins:
- the LOC132036656 gene encoding rRNA (cytosine-C(5))-methyltransferase NOP2C encodes MMDVEETSSLPLPEAFINFLNQHGLDPSIYTATETTPRYIRLKPGYGDCLEEIETDIRCKLEKVCWLPNFYYLPPDVRIASSKAYQEGKMYGIDAASGAAVTALDISVGDHVLDLCAAPGAKLCMMLDILGSSGSVTGVDIAKHRLAACRTMIQKYGLGDHCRLFVADGTNFSLLPVRVHSDSPLQNENADEFASRENSEVYREWKSRRPWKERKKEALAREKGVSKLFSPTQEPELIFYGRYSGVVGIRKNELYQKMPISEVLQLGYDKVLVDAECTHDGSIKHVQKFEQWGWTTLERRVLDAERTDDLTVLQLQLLTNGFRLLRAGGVLVYSTCSLTFAQNEDVVEQFLSENTSAELLEITAAKNWPCKSGRIQKTLRFDPLTSSTSGLFVAKFTKLAI; translated from the exons ATGATGGATGTGGAAGAAACCTCAAGTTTGCCTCTGCCAGAAGCTTTTATTAATTTTCTGAATCAACATGGCTTGGATCCTTCTATATATACTGCCACTGAAACTACACCTCGTTATATAAG GTTAAAGCCCGGCTATGGGGATTGTCTTGAAGAGATCGAAACTGATATTAGATGCAAGCTTGAAAAAGTTTGTTGGTTGCCCAATTTCTATTATCTTCCACCTGATGTTCGAATTGCTAGTTCGAAGGCATACCAAGAAGGGAAG ATGTATGGAATTGATGCGGCATCCGGAGCTGCTGTGACAGCTTTGGACATTTCAGTTGGGGATCATGTCCTTGATCTTTGTGCTGCACCTG GTGCTAAACTTTGTATGATGTTGGACATTCTTGGCAGTTCGGGTTCTGTGACTGGTGTTGACATTGCAAAACATCGTTTAGCGGCCTGTAGAACCATGATACAGAAATACGGTCTTGGTGACCATTGTCGTCTTTTTGTTGCTGATGGAACCAACTTTTCCCTTCTTCCTGTCAGGGTCCATTCAGACTCTCCGTTGCAAAATGAAAATg CAGATGAATTTGCTTCCAGAGAAAATTCTGAAGTATATAGGGAGTGGAAGTCCCGCAGACcatggaaagaaaggaagaaggaaGCTCTAGCGAGAGAAAAAGGTGTCTCCAAGCTATTCTCACCAACTCAAGAACCAGAACTTATATTTTATGGTCGGTATTCTGGGGTGGTTGGGattagaaagaatgaattaTATCAAAAGATGCCCATCAGTGAGGTTTTGCAGCTCGGCTATGACAAG GTTCTTGTGGATGCAGAATGTACCCATGATGGTTCTATTAAGCACGTTCAGAAATTTGAACAATGGGGCTGGACAACCCTCGAGCGCCGCGTGCTAGATGCAGAAAGAACCGATGATCTGACTGTCCTTCAG CTGCAACTTCTGACTAATGGATTCAGATTGCTCAGAGCTGGGGGAGTCCTTGTCTACAGCACTTGCAG TTTAACCTTTGCTCAGAACGAAGATGTGGTCGAGCAGTTTCTTTCGGAGAACACATCTGCAG AATTGCTAGAGATTACTGCTGCCAAAAATTGGCCATGCAAAAGTGGTCGGATACAGAAAACGTTACGGTTTGATCCGTTGACATCTAGTACGAGCGGACTCTTTGTTGCCAAGTTCACAAAGTTGGCCATTTAG